The Streptomyces clavuligerus genome includes a region encoding these proteins:
- a CDS encoding putative baseplate assembly protein: protein MALPAPHLDDRRFQQFVDDAKRYIQQRCPEWSDHNVSDPGVTLIEAVAHMADQIVYRLNRVPEKNRLAFLDLLGVTLFPPSAARAPVTFWLSAPQPEPVVLPTGTEVATLRTEAEEAVVFSTTEDLTVVPCALTHILRQPEGAPAEDRSQDVLGGTDTAVFGDPPRPGDQVLFGLSAAAPRCVLVLRLDSRVDGVGVDPRQPPLVWEAWTADGWRGCEVDTDSTGGLNRPGEVILHLPAGHAVSRQTRVDAGWVRCRVVEAAAGQPFYSESPTVRAASAFTIGGTTDAAHSERVRDEILGESEGVPGQRLRLAHAPVVGGLTLEVSEGEGWRRWEVVDEFAASGPADRHAVLDAATGEIRFGPGVRTADGSLRQYGAVPRKGATVRAARYRTGGGRAGNVARGSLRVLRSSIPYIARVENREGARGGVDGETVEEAKTRAPIALRAQERAVTARDYEELARRAAPEAARIACLAADRAEAGDNAVRVLVVPQAVPDVGRRLRFEQLVPGDELLERVTSFLDERRPIGTRLAVGPPFYQGVTVVATLHAFRAVRIDWVRDAALDALYAYLDPLTGGAHGEGWPFGRPLRAGEIFAALQRVPGVELVDEVQLHPADPLTGRRGDATDRIDLVPSALLFPFDHRVRVVEAR, encoded by the coding sequence ATGGCCCTGCCCGCTCCCCATCTCGACGACCGCCGCTTCCAGCAGTTCGTCGACGACGCCAAGCGCTATATCCAGCAGCGGTGCCCCGAGTGGAGCGACCACAACGTCTCGGACCCGGGGGTCACCCTGATCGAGGCGGTCGCGCACATGGCCGACCAGATCGTCTACCGGCTCAACCGGGTGCCGGAGAAGAACCGGCTCGCCTTCCTGGATCTGCTGGGCGTCACCCTCTTCCCGCCGTCGGCGGCCCGCGCGCCGGTCACGTTCTGGCTGTCCGCGCCGCAGCCCGAGCCGGTGGTGCTGCCCACGGGCACCGAGGTCGCGACCCTGCGGACCGAGGCCGAGGAGGCGGTGGTCTTCTCCACCACGGAGGATCTGACGGTCGTGCCGTGCGCGCTGACGCACATCCTGCGGCAGCCCGAGGGCGCCCCCGCCGAGGACCGCTCGCAGGATGTCCTCGGCGGCACCGACACGGCCGTGTTCGGGGACCCCCCGCGCCCCGGCGACCAGGTCCTGTTCGGGCTCTCGGCAGCGGCGCCCCGGTGTGTGCTGGTGCTGCGGCTGGACAGCCGGGTCGACGGTGTCGGCGTCGACCCGCGGCAGCCCCCGCTGGTGTGGGAGGCGTGGACGGCCGACGGCTGGCGCGGCTGCGAGGTCGACACGGACTCCACCGGCGGGCTCAACCGGCCCGGCGAGGTGATCCTCCATCTGCCCGCCGGGCACGCGGTGTCCCGCCAGACCCGGGTGGACGCGGGCTGGGTGCGCTGCCGGGTGGTCGAGGCGGCGGCCGGGCAGCCGTTCTACAGCGAGTCCCCCACCGTGCGGGCCGCGAGCGCCTTCACCATCGGCGGCACCACCGACGCCGCGCACTCCGAACGGGTCAGGGACGAGATCCTCGGGGAGTCGGAGGGGGTCCCCGGGCAGCGGCTGCGGCTCGCGCACGCCCCGGTCGTGGGCGGGCTGACCCTGGAGGTGTCGGAGGGCGAGGGCTGGCGCCGCTGGGAGGTCGTCGACGAGTTCGCGGCCTCCGGACCCGCCGACCGGCACGCCGTCCTCGACGCGGCCACCGGGGAGATCCGCTTCGGCCCCGGGGTGCGGACGGCGGACGGCTCGCTGCGGCAGTACGGGGCGGTGCCCCGCAAGGGGGCGACGGTCCGGGCGGCCCGCTACCGCACCGGCGGCGGCCGGGCCGGGAACGTGGCGCGCGGCAGTCTGCGGGTGCTGCGCAGCTCCATCCCGTACATCGCCCGGGTGGAGAACCGGGAGGGCGCGCGCGGCGGGGTGGACGGGGAGACCGTCGAGGAGGCCAAGACCAGGGCGCCGATCGCGCTGCGCGCGCAGGAGCGGGCCGTGACCGCCCGCGACTACGAGGAGCTGGCGCGGCGGGCCGCGCCGGAGGCCGCGCGGATCGCCTGTCTGGCGGCCGACCGGGCCGAGGCGGGCGACAACGCGGTCCGGGTCCTGGTGGTGCCGCAGGCGGTGCCCGACGTCGGGCGGCGGCTGCGGTTCGAGCAACTGGTGCCCGGGGACGAGCTGCTGGAGCGGGTCACGTCCTTCCTCGACGAGCGGCGGCCGATCGGCACCCGGCTGGCCGTGGGTCCGCCGTTCTACCAGGGCGTCACGGTGGTGGCGACCCTGCACGCGTTCCGCGCGGTACGGATCGACTGGGTGCGGGACGCGGCCCTGGACGCCCTGTACGCGTATCTCGATCCGCTGACGGGCGGCGCGCACGGCGAGGGCTGGCCGTTCGGGCGCCCGCTGCGGGCGGGTGAGATCTTCGCCGCGCTCCAGCGCGTGCCGGGGGTGGAGCTGGTGGACGAGGTGCAGTTGCATCCGGCCGATCCGCTGACGGGGCGGCGGGGGGACGCGACCGACCGCATCGACCTGGTGCCGTCGGCCCTGCTCTTCCCGTTCGACCACCGGGTCCGCGTCGTCGAGGCACGGTGA
- a CDS encoding VgrG-related protein, which produces MSETTFTTLLQVSVGGAELPEPLALLLIEGWVDASLNVPSAFQLTFSDKDGLLTTEFPRLTIGAPVVLHPFTDGRAGPPMLTGEVTALEVDADPASGRHLVVRGYDPAHRLLRNRPVVGYAQMTASDIVRRVAARCGVALGRVDATTTVYELATQPGTTDWDFLSGLAAENDVRLACDGDGRLEFTALPSAAGAPSDATPAAQSPYVLDFGANTLHSRVAMTAADQVDRVSVRGWDMLTRRTLVAPAPATANPGITAGLTPGQVTPLFGQAEATATRPPFTTQAQVTQAARALADDITGSFAELEVAVTGNPELRPGVPVSVNGAGTPFEGKYTATGVRHVFASGQPFTTWLTVSGRQFRSLYGLASGATASAPPMPGVALAVVTNTKDPLGLGRVRLRFPWLSDTYESDWSRVAQFGGVGGGGLLLPEVDDEVLCAFDRGSLAHPYVLAGLYNGVDRPPEEPKGRPPVDPTSGRVNWRALTARSGHTVELIESGGPGAAAGSGGGILLQTGGNGLRIELDEASTALTIGSDGSVTISGTRAVRVESAGDLTLKAGRSLSLEAVGQVAVKAGASVQLDAIGSVSLKAAVNASVTATTVTLTGATLRNGVPF; this is translated from the coding sequence AGGACGGCCTGCTGACGACGGAGTTCCCCCGGCTGACGATCGGGGCGCCGGTGGTGCTCCACCCGTTCACGGACGGCCGGGCCGGGCCGCCGATGCTGACGGGGGAGGTGACCGCCCTGGAGGTGGACGCCGACCCGGCGAGCGGGCGGCATCTGGTGGTGCGCGGGTACGACCCGGCGCACCGGCTGCTGCGCAACCGTCCCGTGGTGGGGTACGCGCAGATGACCGCGTCCGACATCGTGCGGCGGGTCGCGGCCCGCTGCGGGGTCGCGCTGGGGCGGGTGGACGCGACGACGACCGTGTACGAGCTGGCCACCCAGCCGGGGACCACCGACTGGGACTTCCTGTCGGGGCTGGCGGCCGAGAACGATGTCCGGCTGGCGTGCGACGGGGACGGGCGGCTGGAGTTCACGGCGCTGCCGTCGGCGGCGGGCGCGCCCTCGGACGCCACCCCGGCCGCGCAGAGCCCCTATGTCCTGGACTTCGGCGCCAACACGCTGCACAGCCGGGTCGCGATGACCGCCGCCGACCAGGTGGACCGGGTGTCGGTGCGCGGCTGGGACATGCTGACGCGGCGGACCCTGGTCGCGCCCGCGCCCGCGACCGCGAACCCGGGGATCACGGCCGGGCTGACGCCGGGCCAGGTCACCCCGTTGTTCGGGCAGGCGGAGGCCACCGCGACCCGGCCGCCGTTCACGACCCAGGCGCAGGTCACCCAGGCCGCGCGGGCGCTCGCCGACGACATCACCGGCTCGTTCGCCGAGTTGGAGGTGGCCGTCACGGGCAATCCGGAGCTGCGGCCCGGGGTCCCGGTGTCGGTGAACGGCGCGGGCACCCCGTTCGAGGGCAAGTACACGGCGACCGGGGTGCGGCACGTGTTCGCGTCGGGGCAGCCGTTCACCACCTGGCTGACGGTGTCGGGGCGGCAGTTCCGTTCCCTGTACGGGCTGGCGTCGGGCGCGACGGCGAGCGCGCCGCCGATGCCGGGGGTGGCGCTCGCGGTCGTCACCAACACCAAGGACCCGCTGGGTCTGGGGCGGGTGCGGCTGCGGTTCCCGTGGCTGTCGGACACCTATGAGAGCGACTGGTCCCGGGTGGCGCAGTTCGGCGGGGTCGGGGGCGGGGGGCTGCTGCTGCCCGAGGTCGACGACGAGGTGCTGTGCGCGTTCGACCGGGGCTCGCTGGCCCATCCGTATGTCCTCGCCGGTCTGTACAACGGGGTGGACCGGCCGCCGGAGGAGCCCAAGGGACGGCCCCCGGTCGATCCGACCAGCGGCCGGGTCAACTGGCGTGCGCTGACGGCCCGCAGCGGACACACGGTCGAGCTGATCGAGTCGGGCGGGCCGGGAGCGGCGGCCGGGAGCGGCGGCGGCATTCTCCTCCAGACCGGGGGGAACGGGCTGCGGATCGAGCTGGACGAGGCGAGCACCGCCCTGACCATCGGCAGCGACGGCTCGGTGACCATCAGCGGCACCCGCGCGGTGCGGGTGGAGTCGGCCGGTGATCTCACGCTGAAGGCGGGGCGTTCGCTCTCGCTCGAAGCGGTCGGGCAGGTCGCCGTCAAGGCCGGGGCGAGTGTGCAGCTCGACGCGATCGGCTCGGTGTCGCTGAAGGCCGCCGTCAACGCGTCGGTCACGGCCACGACCGTGACCCTGACCGGGGCGACGCTCCGCAACGGGGTGCCGTTCTGA
- a CDS encoding GPW/gp25 family protein, producing the protein MSEQFIGAGWSFPLRIDPGGGIALVRRDREIEESMRLVLATAPGERPMRPEFGCAVHDLVFAPVNDATAGRIQHEVRTSLDRWEPRIEVRDVTVTPAPDDPTVLHIDVRYSVRGTNNPRSLVFPFYVIPSEAPYEGPGGHPAGGESERL; encoded by the coding sequence ATGAGCGAGCAGTTCATCGGCGCGGGATGGTCGTTCCCGCTGCGGATCGACCCGGGCGGCGGTATCGCGCTGGTGCGCCGGGACCGTGAGATCGAGGAGTCGATGCGGCTGGTCCTGGCGACCGCGCCGGGGGAGCGGCCCATGCGGCCCGAGTTCGGCTGCGCCGTGCACGATCTGGTGTTCGCGCCGGTCAACGACGCCACCGCGGGACGCATCCAGCACGAGGTGCGGACCTCGCTGGACCGCTGGGAGCCGCGGATCGAGGTCCGGGATGTGACGGTGACGCCCGCGCCCGACGATCCGACCGTGCTCCATATCGACGTCCGGTACTCGGTCCGGGGCACCAACAACCCCCGCAGTCTCGTCTTCCCCTTCTATGTCATCCCGTCCGAGGCCCCGTACGAGGGTCCGGGCGGACATCCGGCCGGCGGCGAAAGCGAACGACTCTGA